A genomic region of Rhodanobacter sp. contains the following coding sequences:
- a CDS encoding VWA domain-containing protein yields MFEFAWPWLFLLLPLPVLLRRVLPPVLPGQALRLPQPGLRLAAAGGHAARSMAPWLLALAWLSLVAAAARPQWVGPPQAQQRSGRALLLAVDLSGSMNTQDMELAGQPVSRFGAVKAIAGNFIDRRRGDEMGLILFGTQAFLVTPLTYDLDAVRAQLQGAAVGLAGSETAIGDAIAIAVKRLSALPEQARVLVLLTDGVNDAGSIAPLEAARAAKAAGVRIYTVGIGAERMRVPGFFGAQIVNPSADLDAGMLTKIADETGGRFFRATDSTQLADAYRAIDALEPMRQHGPILRPREERFVWPLAAALLLWLLAALPRRRAREEAA; encoded by the coding sequence GTGTTTGAATTTGCATGGCCTTGGCTGTTCCTGCTGCTGCCTCTGCCCGTGTTGCTGCGGCGGGTGTTGCCCCCGGTGCTGCCGGGGCAGGCGTTGCGGCTGCCGCAGCCTGGCCTGCGGCTCGCGGCGGCCGGTGGCCATGCGGCGCGCAGCATGGCGCCGTGGTTGCTGGCGCTGGCATGGTTGAGCCTGGTGGCTGCGGCTGCGCGTCCGCAGTGGGTGGGGCCGCCGCAGGCGCAGCAACGCAGCGGCCGCGCACTGCTGTTGGCGGTCGACCTTTCGGGCAGCATGAACACGCAGGACATGGAGCTGGCCGGCCAACCGGTGAGCCGCTTCGGCGCGGTGAAGGCGATCGCCGGCAACTTCATCGATCGCCGCCGCGGCGACGAGATGGGCCTGATCCTGTTCGGCACCCAGGCTTTCCTGGTGACGCCGCTGACCTACGACCTCGACGCGGTGCGCGCCCAATTGCAGGGCGCGGCGGTGGGGTTGGCCGGCAGCGAGACCGCCATCGGCGACGCCATCGCCATCGCGGTGAAGCGCCTGTCTGCGCTGCCCGAGCAGGCGCGCGTGCTGGTGCTGCTCACCGATGGCGTCAACGACGCGGGCAGCATCGCGCCGTTGGAGGCGGCGCGTGCCGCAAAGGCGGCCGGCGTGCGCATTTATACCGTGGGCATCGGCGCGGAGCGCATGCGCGTGCCGGGCTTCTTCGGGGCGCAGATCGTCAATCCTTCGGCCGATCTCGACGCGGGCATGCTGACCAAGATCGCGGACGAAACCGGCGGCCGTTTCTTCCGTGCCACCGACAGCACCCAGCTTGCCGACGCGTACCGCGCCATCGATGCGCTGGAGCCGATGCGGCAGCACGGCCCCATCTTGCGGCCGCGCGAGGAACGCTTCGTCTGGCCGCTGGCGGCCGCGTTGCTGTTGTGGCTGCTGGCAGCGCTGCCGCGCCGCCGTGCGCGCGAGGAGGCGGCATGA
- a CDS encoding VWA domain-containing protein, with the protein MSAALAQFHFLRPWWLCVLFALPWLLWQASRHGRGVQALSRLVDAELLPQLLQGEAARQRLPLGLLAFAWLLAALALAGPTWSRVEQPMYARRAAQVVAISLSQRMLSHDVAPSRIDLARYKAHALLAANRDGLNGLIGYAGEAFVVAPLTSDTHSLSTLLDAMAPDTMPVDGDNAAAAIARGVALIRDAKAGGGSLVLITDTADEAAQHAARAALAEGVRVSVLGVGTTQGAPVPVPGGGFLHDAQGNLQLAARDDAALSAVAAAGGGRYVPATADGSDIAALKGELRADGTQAAHNRLGDEWQDRGPWLLLPLLPLAALAFRRGWLLLLPLLCLPLLPATAHAASWSDLWRNTNQQAAAALRHGDARQAMQLANDPALRGAAAYRAGDYAAAVQALREAKGGDARYNLGNALAREGKYEDAIRAYDEALKRNPANADAKANRQAVEDWLRKQQPPPQERKNSSSQQKQGGSSASQDHSGAGQGDSKQDKDKQGGGASGQGKDAQGQAKPGKDGQSPQQGESAKQQGQPKPSSDAGQASQDNSPSGRPKTGQAGAQADNLQPLTPAQQAEQQAQAAKAQQALKQQLDKELGAAGKAAEKPPAPHQLGMAGADDPSSRLPEDVRQALQRVPDDPGALLRRKFLLEYQRRHGDAPDEDGP; encoded by the coding sequence ATGAGCGCGGCGCTGGCGCAGTTCCACTTCCTGCGGCCATGGTGGCTGTGCGTGCTGTTCGCGCTGCCGTGGCTGCTGTGGCAGGCCTCGCGGCACGGTCGCGGCGTGCAAGCCTTGTCGCGGCTGGTGGATGCGGAGCTATTGCCGCAGCTCCTGCAAGGAGAGGCTGCGCGGCAGCGCCTGCCGCTGGGCCTGCTCGCATTCGCGTGGCTGTTGGCGGCACTCGCCCTGGCCGGTCCGACATGGAGCCGGGTCGAGCAGCCGATGTACGCACGCCGCGCCGCGCAGGTGGTGGCGATCTCGTTGTCGCAACGCATGCTGTCGCACGACGTGGCGCCCAGCCGCATCGATCTCGCGCGCTACAAGGCGCACGCCCTGCTCGCGGCGAACCGCGACGGATTGAACGGATTGATCGGCTACGCCGGCGAAGCCTTCGTGGTGGCGCCGCTCACGTCCGACACGCACAGCCTTTCCACCCTGCTCGATGCGATGGCGCCCGACACCATGCCGGTGGACGGCGACAACGCGGCGGCCGCCATCGCGCGCGGCGTTGCCCTGATCCGCGATGCCAAGGCCGGCGGCGGCTCGCTGGTGCTTATCACCGATACGGCGGACGAAGCGGCGCAGCACGCCGCGCGCGCGGCGCTGGCCGAGGGCGTGCGCGTCTCCGTGCTGGGCGTGGGCACCACGCAGGGAGCGCCGGTACCCGTGCCCGGCGGCGGTTTCCTGCACGACGCGCAGGGCAACCTGCAACTGGCCGCGCGCGACGATGCCGCCTTGTCCGCCGTGGCGGCAGCCGGCGGCGGACGCTACGTGCCGGCGACAGCCGACGGCAGCGATATCGCCGCGCTCAAGGGCGAATTGCGCGCAGACGGCACGCAGGCCGCGCACAACCGATTGGGCGACGAGTGGCAGGATCGCGGTCCGTGGTTGTTGTTGCCCTTGTTGCCGCTGGCGGCGCTGGCCTTCCGGCGCGGCTGGCTGCTGCTGTTGCCGCTGCTGTGTCTGCCGCTGCTGCCGGCGACCGCGCACGCCGCGAGCTGGAGCGATCTCTGGCGCAACACGAACCAGCAGGCAGCTGCGGCGCTCCGCCACGGCGATGCCAGGCAGGCGATGCAGCTGGCGAACGATCCCGCGCTGCGCGGTGCGGCCGCGTACCGCGCCGGCGATTACGCTGCGGCCGTGCAGGCGCTGCGCGAGGCCAAGGGCGGCGACGCCCGCTACAACCTCGGCAATGCGCTCGCGCGCGAGGGCAAATACGAAGACGCGATCCGCGCCTACGACGAAGCCTTGAAGCGCAATCCCGCCAACGCCGACGCCAAGGCGAACCGGCAGGCCGTCGAGGATTGGTTGCGCAAGCAGCAACCACCGCCGCAGGAGCGGAAGAATTCCTCCTCGCAGCAGAAGCAGGGCGGTTCGTCCGCATCGCAGGACCACAGCGGTGCCGGGCAGGGCGACAGCAAGCAAGACAAGGACAAGCAGGGCGGCGGCGCGAGCGGGCAAGGCAAGGACGCACAGGGTCAGGCAAAGCCAGGCAAGGATGGGCAATCGCCGCAACAGGGCGAAAGCGCGAAGCAGCAGGGCCAGCCGAAGCCCTCGAGCGATGCTGGTCAAGCATCGCAAGACAACTCGCCGTCCGGTCGCCCGAAGACGGGCCAGGCCGGCGCACAGGCTGACAATCTGCAGCCGCTGACGCCGGCGCAACAGGCCGAGCAGCAGGCGCAGGCCGCCAAGGCGCAGCAGGCGCTCAAGCAGCAACTGGACAAGGAGCTGGGCGCGGCCGGCAAGGCGGCGGAGAAACCCCCGGCGCCGCATCAGCTCGGCATGGCCGGTGCCGACGATCCGTCATCCAGGCTGCCGGAGGACGTGCGCCAGGCCTTGCAGCGCGTGCCGGACGATCCGGGGGCGCTGCTGCGCCGCAAGTTCCTATTGGAATACCAGCGCCGCCACGGCGACGCGCCCGACGAGGATGGGCCGTGA